From one Pseudopipra pipra isolate bDixPip1 chromosome 2, bDixPip1.hap1, whole genome shotgun sequence genomic stretch:
- the NDUFB4 gene encoding NADH dehydrogenase [ubiquinone] 1 beta subcomplex subunit 4: MASGPPPSAAKLYRPNAYVSLPAELDPDTYDASPEKRRAEAERLAIRARLKRQYQLQLNNPNPPAVIEDPAMVRWVYARTHNVYPNFRPTPKTSFLGAVCAIGPILFWIAVFKLDRDHKEKLIKEGKFERPFSVF; encoded by the exons ATGGCGTCGGGGCCGCCTCCGTCGGCAGCGAAGCTGTACCGGCCCAACGCCTACGTCTCGCTGCCCGCCGAGCTCGACCCCGACACCTACGATGCGTCGCCGGAGAAGCGCCGCGCCGAGGCCGAGCGCCTGGCCATCCGCGCCCGGCTCAAGCGGCAGTACCAGCTGCAGCTCAACAACCCCAACCCACCCGCCGTCATT GAAGACCCCGCCATGGTCCGCTGGGTCTATGCGAGGACGCACAACGTGTACCCTAATTTCCGCCCAACCCCCAAGACGTCTTTTCTAGGAGCTGTTTGTGCGATAGGCCCCATCCTCTTCTGGATCGCTGTCTTCAAACTTGACAGG GACCATAAAGAGAAGCTTATCAAAGAAGGTAAATTCGAGCGGCCATTCAGTGTATTCTGA